Proteins from a single region of Leuconostoc gasicomitatum LMG 18811:
- a CDS encoding MFS transporter — MTEIKQRTTAEYQVNHFKVRLVIYLSYIVQGFALIILAQTVQQLSTLWQSSIASTTAVVSSIGIGKLIAYPILGELSDHLDRKKLLSIAAITYILFFTLLPLTHTIFLAVIVTTLAGLANAALDAVAYPTLLEINHGKSSGNVLIKAMISLGEGLLPIILVTLINQKIWFGWLYWLATAILIVNLSTMLSIKSEKFYTLKNQTTSKVIKNKVKWQWDITKILFLIYGFSSMWLMLHFTQWVTRYFHVVQSFTTVNSHLLMTFYSIGSLVGVGLLFLITNQKWIREARLLVLTAIGTIVGLAVIVSSQEMRLASLGCFIFGISAAGGSLQLGLSQLIAHNSKFSGRLTGLYFFFGSVAFFLMPIVTGLFATKHLANMMTSLFIIAGLNLIIVVFNVFHERNR; from the coding sequence AGACTGTCCAGCAATTGAGTACATTGTGGCAGAGTTCTATTGCCAGTACAACTGCTGTTGTGTCGTCAATTGGTATTGGAAAACTCATCGCTTATCCTATCTTAGGAGAACTATCAGATCATTTAGATCGAAAAAAACTGCTTAGTATCGCAGCGATCACGTATATTTTGTTTTTTACATTATTACCATTAACACATACTATTTTTTTGGCGGTTATTGTGACAACTTTGGCAGGATTAGCGAATGCAGCCTTAGATGCAGTTGCATATCCAACATTATTAGAGATTAATCACGGTAAATCGAGTGGTAATGTCTTAATAAAAGCTATGATTTCATTGGGTGAAGGTTTGCTGCCTATCATATTAGTGACACTCATTAATCAAAAGATTTGGTTTGGTTGGTTATACTGGTTAGCAACAGCTATTTTGATTGTGAATCTGAGTACCATGTTGTCTATTAAATCTGAAAAATTTTATACCTTAAAGAATCAGACAACGTCAAAAGTCATTAAAAATAAAGTTAAATGGCAGTGGGACATCACAAAAATACTTTTCTTAATTTATGGTTTTAGTTCGATGTGGTTGATGCTTCATTTTACGCAGTGGGTCACGCGATACTTTCATGTTGTGCAGTCTTTTACAACGGTTAATTCACATTTGCTAATGACTTTTTATAGTATTGGGTCGTTAGTTGGTGTGGGATTGTTATTTTTAATTACTAATCAAAAGTGGATACGCGAAGCCAGGTTACTTGTCCTAACGGCTATTGGAACAATAGTGGGATTGGCTGTGATCGTTTCAAGCCAAGAGATGCGTCTTGCTAGTTTGGGTTGTTTTATTTTTGGTATTTCTGCGGCTGGGGGGTCATTACAATTAGGATTGAGCCAATTAATTGCACACAATTCGAAATTTTCCGGTCGATTAACAGGCCTTTATTTTTTCTTTGGTAGTGTGGCATTTTTTTTAATGCCAATCGTGACTGGGTTATTTGCGACGAAACACTTAGCAAACATGATGACGAGTCTATTCATTATTGCTGGTTTGAATTTAATTATCGTCGTATTCAATGTGTTCCACGAACGTAACAGATGA